One Chanodichthys erythropterus isolate Z2021 chromosome 10, ASM2448905v1, whole genome shotgun sequence DNA segment encodes these proteins:
- the LOC137028114 gene encoding zinc finger protein 135-like, which yields MSTHSEEKPLTCDQCGEGFTHKRNLREHMSTHSTEKLLTCDQCGEGFAHKRNLREHMSTHSEEKPLTCDQCGEGFVCKESLNEHIGTHAEERLFTCDQCGKSFARKRNLREHMSTHSEEKLFTCDQCGEGFTRKRNLREHMSTHSNEKLLTWDQKPYKCSHCYKRFSKSDHLQRHERIHTGEKPYKCSHCDKRFTLSNYLKSHERIHTGEKPYKCSHCDKRFTLSNHLKRHERIHTGEKPYKCSHCDKRFSQSGDLKRHERIHTGEKPYKCSHCDKRFTLSNHLKRHERIHTGEKPYKCSHCDKRFSRSGDLKTHERIHTGEKPYKCSHCDKRFTLSDHRKKHERIHTGEKPYKCSHCDKRFTLSNHLKRHERIHTGEKPYKCSHCDKRFSQSGDLKTHERIHTGEKPYMCSHCKKKFSQSGHLKRHERIHTGEKPYL from the coding sequence ATGAGTACTCATTCTGAAGAGAAACCGTTGACATGTGACCAGTGTGGAGAGGGTTTCACACATAAAAGAAATCTCAGGGAGCACATGAGTACTCATTCTACAGAGAAACTGTTGACATGTGACCAGTGTGGAGAAGGTTTTGCACATAAAAGAAATCTCAGGGAGCACATGAGTACTCATTCTGAAGAGAAACCGTTGACATGTGACCAGTGTGGAGAGGGTTTTGTATGTAAAGAAAGCCTGAATGAGCACATAGGAACTCATGCTGAAGAAAGATTGTTCACATGTGaccagtgtggaaagagttttgcaCGTAAAAGAAATCTCAGGGAGCACATGAGTACTcattctgaagagaaactgttcACATGTGACCAGTGTGGAGAGGGTTTCACACGTAAAAGAAATCTCAGGGAGCACATGAGTACTCATTCTAATGAGAAACTATTGACATGGGACcagaaaccttacaagtgttcacactgctACAAGAGATTCAGTAAGTCAGATCATCTGCAAAGACATGAgcggatccacactggagagaaaccttacaagtgttcacactgcgaCAAGAGGTTCACTCTGTCAAATTATCTGAAAAgtcatgagaggatccacactggagagaaaccttacaagtgttcacactgcgaCAAGAGGTTCACTTTGTCAAATCATCTGAAaagacatgagaggatccacactggagagaaaccttacaagtgttcacactgcgacaagagattcagtcagtcaggagacctgaaaagacatgagaggatccacactggagagaaaccttacaagtgttcacactgcgaCAAGAGGTTCACTTTGTCAAATCATCTGAAaagacatgagaggatccacactggagagaaaccttacaagtgttcacactgcgacaagagattcagtcggtCAGGAGacctgaaaacacatgagaggatccacactggagagaaaccttacaagtgttcacactgcgaCAAGAGGTTCACTCTGTCAGATCATCGGAAAaaacatgagaggatccacactggagagaaaccttacaagtgttcacactgcgaCAAGAGGTTCACTCTGTCAAATCATCTGAAaagacatgagaggatccacactggagagaaaccttacaagtgttcacactgcgacaagagattcagtcagtcaggagacctgaaaacacatgagaggatccacactggagagaaaccatacatgtgttcacactgcaaaaagaaATTCAGTCAGTCAGGACATCTGAAaagacatgagaggatccacac
- the LOC137028245 gene encoding zinc finger protein 208-like, which translates to MSTHSEEKLLTCDQCGEGFAHKRNLREHMSTHSEEKLLTCDQCGEGFAHKRNLGEHMSTHSEEKLLTCDQCGEGFAHKRNLREHMSTHSEEKPLTCDQCGKSFARKRNLREHMSTHSEEKLFTCDQCGEGFTRKINLREHMSTHSEEKLLTCDQCGEGFAHKRNLREHMSTHSEEKPLTCDQCGKSFARKRNLREHMSTHSEEKLFTCDQCGEGFTRKINLREHMSTHSEEKLLTCDQCGEGFAHKRNLREHMSTHSEEKPLTCDQCGKSFARKRNLREHMSTHSEEKLFTCDQCGEGFTRKINLREHMSTHSEEKPLTCDQCGEGFAHKINLREHMSTHSEEKPLTCDQCGEGFAHKRNLREHMSTHSEEKLLTCDQCGEGFAHKRNLREHMSTHSEEKLLTCDQCGEGFAHKRNLREHMSTHSEEKPLTCDQCGEGFAHKRNLREHMSTHSEEKPLTCDQCGEGFAHKRNLREHVSTHSEEKLLTCDQCGEGFAHKRNLGEHMSTHSEEKPLTCDQCGEGFTRKINLREHMSTHSEEKPLTCDQCGEGFAHKRNLREHMSTHSEEKLLTCDQCGEGFAHKRNLREHMSTHSEEKPLTCDQCGEGFARKINLREHMSTHSEEKPLTCDQCGEGFACKESLNEHIGTHAEEKPLTCDQCGEGFTRKINLREHMSTHSNENLLTCDQRGEGFACKESLNEHIGTHAEEKPLTCDQCGEGFAHKRNLREHMSTHSEEKLLTCDQCGEGFAHKRNLREHMSTHSEEKPLTCDQCGEGFTRKINLREHMSTHSEEKPLTCDQCGEGFAHKRNLREHMSTHSEEKLLTCDQCGEGFAHKRNLREHMSTHSEEKPLTCDQCGQGFACKESLNEHIGTHAEERLFTCDQCGKSFARKRNLREHMSTHSEEKLLTCDQCGEGFTRKRNLREHMSTHSTEKLLTCDQCGEGFAHKRNLREHMSTHSEEKPLTCDQCGEGFTHKRNLREHMSTHSTEKLLTCDQCGEGFAHKRNLREHMSTHSEEKPLTCDQCGEGFVCKESLNEHIGTHAEERLFTCDQCGKSFARKRNLREHMSTHSEEKLLTCDQCGEGFTLWRRFCT; encoded by the exons ATGAGTACTcattctgaagagaaactgttgACATGTGACCAGTGTGGAGAAGGTTTTGCACATAAAAGAAATCTCAGGGAGCACATGAGTACTcattctgaagagaaactgttgACATGTGACCAGTGTGGAGAGGGTTTTGCACATAAAAGAAATCTCGGGGAGCACATGAGTACTcattctgaagagaaactgttgACATGTGACCAGTGTGGAGAAGGTTTTGCACATAAAAGAAATCTCAGGGAGCACATGAGTACTCATTCTGAAGAGAAACCGTTGACATGTGaccagtgtggaaagagtttcgcACGTAAAAGAAATCTCAGGGAGCACATGAGTACTcattctgaagagaaactgttcACATGTGACCAGTGTGGAGAGGGTTTCACACGTAAAATAAATCTCAGGGAGCACATGAGTACTcattctgaagagaaactgttgACATGTGACCAGTGTGGAGAAGGTTTTGCACATAAAAGAAATCTCAGGGAGCACATGAGTACTCATTCTGAAGAGAAACCGTTGACATGTGaccagtgtggaaagagtttcgcACGTAAAAGAAATCTCAGGGAGCACATGAGTACTcattctgaagagaaactgttcACATGTGACCAGTGTGGAGAGGGTTTCACACGTAAAATAAATCTCAGGGAGCACATGAGTACTcattctgaagagaaactgttgACATGTGACCAGTGTGGAGAAGGTTTTGCACATAAAAGAAATCTCAGGGAGCACATGAGTACTCATTCTGAAGAGAAACCGTTGACATGTGaccagtgtggaaagagtttcgcACGTAAAAGAAATCTCAGGGAGCACATGAGTACTcattctgaagagaaactgttcACATGTGACCAGTGTGGAGAGGGTTTCACACGTAAAATAAATCTCAGGGAGCACATGAGTACTCATTCTGAAGAGAAACCGTTGACATGTGACCAGTGTGGAGAGGGTTTTGCACATAAAATAAATCTCAGGGAGCACATGAGTACTCATTCTGAAGAGAAACCGTTGACATGTGACCAGTGTGGAGAAGGTTTTGCACATAAAAGAAATCTCAGGGAGCACATGAGTACTcattctgaagagaaactgttgACATGTGACCAGTGTGGAGAGGGTTTTGCACATAAAAGAAATCTCAGGGAGCACATGAGTACTcattctgaagagaaactgttgACATGTGACCAGTGTGGAGAAGGTTTTGCACATAAAAGAAATCTCAGGGAGCACATGAGTACTCATTCTGAAGAGAAACCGTTGACATGTGACCAGTGTGGAGAAGGTTTTGCACATAAAAGAAATCTCAGGGAGCACATGAGTACTCATTCTGAAGAGAAACCGTTGACATGTGACCAGTGTGGAGAGGGTTTTGCACATAAAAGAAATCTCAGGGAGCACGTGAGTACTcattctgaagagaaactgttgACATGTGACCAGTGTGGAGAGGGTTTTGCACATAAAAGAAATCTCGGGGAGCACATGAGTACTCATTCTGAAGAGAAACCGTTGACATGTGACCAGTGTGGAGAGGGTTTCACACGTAAAATAAATCTCAGGGAGCACATGAGTACTCATTCTGAAGAGAAACCGTTGACATGTGACCAGTGTGGAGAGGGTTTTGCACATAAAAGAAATCTCAGGGAGCACATGAGTACTcattctgaagagaaactgttgACATGTGACCAGTGTGGAGAAGGTTTTGCACATAAAAGAAATCTCAGGGAGCACATGAGTACTCATTCTGAAGAGAAACCGTTGACATGTGACCAGTGTGGAGAGGGTTTCGCACGTAAAATAAATCTCAGGGAGCACATGAGTACTCATTCTGAAGAGAAACCGTTGACATGTGACCAGTGTGGAGAGGGTTTTGCATGTAAAGAAAGCCTGAATGAGCACATAGGAACTCATGCTGAAGAGAAACCGTTGACATGTGACCAGTGTGGAGAGGGTTTCACACGTAAAATAAATCTCAGGGAGCACATGAGTACTCATTCTAATGAGAATCTGTTGACATGTGACCAGCGTGGAGAGGGTTTTGCATGTAAAGAAAGCCTGAATGAGCACATAGGAACTCATGCTGAAGAGAAACCGTTGACATGTGACCAGTGTGGAGAGGGTTTTGCACATAAAAGAAATCTCAGGGAGCACATGAGTACTcattctgaagagaaactgttgACATGTGACCAGTGTGGAGAAGGTTTTGCACATAAAAGAAATCTCAGGGAGCACATGAGTACTCATTCTGAAGAGAAACCGTTGACATGTGACCAGTGTGGAGAGGGTTTCACACGTAAAATAAATCTCAGGGAGCACATGAGTACTCATTCTGAAGAGAAACCGTTGACATGTGACCAGTGTGGAGAGGGTTTTGCACATAAAAGAAATCTCAGGGAGCACATGAGTACTcattctgaagagaaactgttgACATGTGACCAGTGTGGAGAAGGTTTTGCACATAAAAGAAATCTCAGGGAGCACATGAGTACTCATTCTGAAGAGAAACCGTTGACATGTGACCAGTGTGGACAGGGTTTCGCATGTAAAGAAAGCCTGAATGAGCACATAGGAACTCATGCTGAAGAAAGATTGTTCACATGTGaccagtgtggaaagagtttcgcACGTAAAAGAAATCTCAGGGAGCACATGAGTACTcattctgaagagaaactgttgACATGTGACCAGTGTGGAGAGGGTTTCACACGTAAAAGAAATCTCAGGGAGCACATGAGTACTCATTCTACAGAGAAACTGTTGACATGTGACCAGTGTGGAGAAGGTTTTGCACATAAAAGAAATCTCAGGGAGCACATGAGTACTCATTCTGAAGAGAAACCGTTGACATGTGACCAGTGTGGAGAGGGTTTCACACATAAAAGAAATCTCAGGGAGCACATGAGTACTCATTCTACAGAGAAACTGTTGACATGTGACCAGTGTGGAGAAGGTTTTGCACATAAAAGAAATCTCAGGGAGCACATGAGTACTCATTCTGAAGAGAAACCGTTGACATGTGACCAGTGTGGAGAGGGTTTTGTATGTAAAGAAAGCCTGAATGAGCACATAGGAACTCATGCTGAAGAAAGATTGTTCACATGTGaccagtgtggaaagagttttgcaCGTAAAAGAAATCTCAGGGAGCACATGAGTACTcattctgaagagaaactgttgACATGTGACCAGTGTGGAGAGGGTTTCACAC TGTGGAGAAGGTTTTGCACATAA